From the Castor canadensis chromosome 9, mCasCan1.hap1v2, whole genome shotgun sequence genome, one window contains:
- the Fgfr3 gene encoding fibroblast growth factor receptor 3 isoform X9, protein MGAPACALALCVAVAVAVAVVAGAASEPPGTEQRVVRRAAEVPGPEPGQQEQVVFGSGDTVELSCHPPGGDPMGPTVWVKDGTGLVSSHRILVGPQRLQVLNASQEDAGAYSCRQRLTQRVLCRFSVRVTDAPSSGDDEDGEDMAEDSGAPYWTRPERMDKKLLAVPAANTVRFRCPAAGNPTPSISWLKNGKEFRGEHRIGGIKLRHQQWSLVMESVVPSDRGNYTCVVENKFGSIRQTYTLDVLERSPHRPILQAGLPANQTAVLGSDVEFHCKVYSDAQPHIQWLKHVEVNGSKVGPDGTPYVTVLKTAGANTTDKELEVLSLHNVTFEDAGEYTCLAGNSIGFSHHSAWLVVLPAEEELVEADEAGSVYAGILSYGVGFFLFILVVAAVTLCRLRSPPKKGLGSPTVHKVSRFPLKRQVSLESNSSMNSNTPLVRIARLSSGEGPMLANVSELELPADPKWELSRALLTLGKPLGEGCFGQVVMAEAIGIDKDRAAKPVTVAVKMLKDDATDKDLSDLVSEMEMMKMIGKHKNIINLLGACTQGGPLYVLVEYAAKGNLREYLRARRPPGMDYSFDACRLPEEQLTFKDLVSCAYQVARGMEYLASQKCIHRDLAARNVLVTEDNVMKIADFGLARDVHNLDYYKKTTNGRLPVKWMAPEALFDRVYTHQSDVWSFGVLLWEIFTLGGSPYPGIPVEELFKLLKEGHRMDKPANCTHDLYMIMRECWHAVPSQRPTFKQLVEDLDRILTVTSTDEYLDLSVPFEQYSPGGQDTPSSSSSGDDSVFTHDLLPPAPPSSGGPRT, encoded by the exons ATGGGCGCCCCGGCCTGCGCCCTCGCGCTCTGCGTGGCTGTGGCCGTGGCCGTGGCCGTCGTGGCTGGCGCCGCCTCCGAGCCCCCAGGCACAGAGCAGCGAGTCGTGCGGAGAGCGGCAG AGGTCCCAGGGCCTGAGCCTGGCCAGCAGGAGCAGGTGGTATTTGGCAGTGGGGACACCGTGGAGCTGAGCTGCCACCCGCCTGGCGGTGACCCGATGGGCCCCACTGTCTGGGTCAAGGATGGCACAGGGCTGGTGTCTTCCCACCGTATCCTGGTGGGGCCCCAGAGGCTGCAGGTGTTGAATGCCTCCCAGGAGGACGCTGGGGCCTACAGCTGTCGGCAGCGGCTCACTCAGCGTGTGCTCTGCCGCTTCAGTGTACGTGTAACAG ATGCTCCGTCCTCAGGAGATGATGAAGATGGGGAGGACATGGCTGAAGACAGCG GGGCCCCTTACTGGACTCGGCCGGAGCGGATGGATAAGAAGCTGCTGGCCGTGCCGGCCGCCAACACCGTTCGCTTCCGCTGCCCGGCTGCCGGCAACCCCACTCCTTCCATCTCCTGGCTGAAAAACGGCAAGGAATTCCGCGGGGAGCATCGCATAGGGGGCATCAAG CTGCGGCACCAGCAGTGGAGCCTGGTCATGGAGAGCGTGGTGCCCTCCGACCGCGGCAACTACACCTGCGTGGTGGAGAACAAGTTCGGCAGCATCCGACAGACATACACGCTGGACGTGCTAG AGCGCTCCCCGCACCGGCCCATCCTGCAGGCGGGGCTGCCCGCCAACCAGACCGCGGTGCTGGGCAGCGACGTGGAGTTCCACTGCAAGGTGTACAGTGACGCGCAGCCGCACATCCAGTGGCTAAAGCACGTGGAAGTGAACGGCAGCAAGGTGGGCCCAGATGGCACACCCTACGTCACCGTCCTCAAG ACGGCGGGCGCTAACACCACTGACAAGGAGCTAGAGGTTCTGTCCTTGCACAATGTCACCTTTGAGGACGCGGGGGAGTACACCTGCCTGGCGGGCAATTCTATCGGGTTTTCTCACCACTCTGCGTGGCTAGTGGTGCTGCCAG CAGAGGAGGAGCTGGTGGAGGCTGACGAGGCTGGCAGCGTGTACGCAGGCATCCTCAGCTACGGGGTGGgcttcttcctcttcatcctgGTGGTGGCAGCCGTGACACTCTGCCGCCTGCGTAGTCCCCCCAAGAAGGGCCTGGGCTCCCCAACGGTGCACAAGGTCTCTCGCTTCCCACTCAAGAGACAG GTGTCCTTGGAGTCCAACTCGTCCATGAACTCCAACACGCCGCTGGTCCGCATCGCCCGGCTGTCCTCGGGAGAGGGTCCCATGCTGGCTAACGTCTCTGAGCTTGAACTGCCTGCTGACCCCAAGTGGGAGCTGTCTCGGGCCCT GCTGACTCTGGGCAAGCCCCTTGGGGAGGGCTGCTTCGGTCAGGTGGTCATGGCGGAGGCCATCGGCATCGACAAGGACCGTGCCGCCAAGCCTGTCACAGTGGCCGTGAAGATGCTGAAAG ATGACGCCACCGACAAGGACCTGTCCGACCTGGTGTCTGAGATGGAGATGATGAAGATGATCGGCAAACACAAGAACATAATCAACCTCCTGGGGGCCTGCACACAGGGCG GGCCGCTCTATGTGCTGGTGGAATATGCGGCCAAGGGCAACCTGAGGGAGTACCTGCGGGCACGGCGGCCTCCCGGCATGGATTACTCCTTCGATGCCTGCAGGCTGCCCGAGGAACAGCTCACCTTCAAGGACCTGGTGTCCTGTGCCTACCAGGTGGCCCGGGGTATGGAGTACCTGGCCTCTCAGAAG TGTATCCACAGGGACCTCGCCGCCCGCAACGTGTTGGTGACTGAGGACAATGTGATGAAAATTGCAGACTTTGGCCTGGCCCGAGATGTGCACAACCTGGACTACTACAAGAAGACCACCAAT GGCCGGCTACCTGTGAAGTGGATGGCGCCCGAAGCCCTGTTTGACAGAGTCTACACGCATCAGAGTGACGT CTGGTCCTTCGGGGTGCTTCTCTGGGAGATCTTCACACTGGGAGGCTCACCATATCCTGGTATCCCCGTGGAAGAGCTGTTCAAGCTGCTGAAGGAGGGTCACCGTATGGACAAGCCGGCCAACTGCACCCATGACCT GTACATGATCATGAGGGAGTGCTGGCATGCAGTGCCTTCACAGAGGCCCACCTTCAAGCAGTTGGTGGAGGACCTGGACCGCATCCTCACTGTGACATCCACCGAC GAGTACCTGGACTTGTCTGTGCCCTTTGAGCAGTACTCACCCGGTGGCCAGGACACCCCCAGCTCCAGCTCCTCGGGGGACGACTCTGTGTTCACCCATGACCTGCTGCCCCCGGCCCCACCCAGCAGTGGGGGCCCTCGGACGTGA
- the Fgfr3 gene encoding fibroblast growth factor receptor 3 isoform X7, with protein MGAPACALALCVAVAVAVAVVAGAASEPPGTEQRVVRRAAEVPGPEPGQQEQVVFGSGDTVELSCHPPGGDPMGPTVWVKDGTGLVSSHRILVGPQRLQVLNASQEDAGAYSCRQRLTQRVLCRFSVRVTDAPSSGDDEDGEDMAEDSGAPYWTRPERMDKKLLAVPAANTVRFRCPAAGNPTPSISWLKNGKEFRGEHRIGGIKLRHQQWSLVMESVVPSDRGNYTCVVENKFGSIRQTYTLDVLERSPHRPILQAGLPANQTAVLGSDVEFHCKVYSDAQPHIQWLKHVEVNGSKVGPDGTPYVTVLKTAGANTTDKELEVLSLHNVTFEDAGEYTCLAGNSIGFSHHSAWLVVLPAEEELVEADEAGSVYAGILSYGVGFFLFILVVAAVTLCRLRSPPKKGLGSPTVHKVSRFPLKRQQVSLESNSSMNSNTPLVRIARLSSGEGPMLANVSELELPADPKWELSRALLTLGKPLGEGCFGQVVMAEAIGIDKDRAAKPVTVAVKMLKDDATDKDLSDLVSEMEMMKMIGKHKNIINLLGACTQGGPLYVLVEYAAKGNLREYLRARRPPGMDYSFDACRLPEEQLTFKDLVSCAYQVARGMEYLASQKCIHRDLAARNVLVTEDNVMKIADFGLARDVHNLDYYKKTTNGRLPVKWMAPEALFDRVYTHQSDVWSFGVLLWEIFTLGGSPYPGIPVEELFKLLKEGHRMDKPANCTHDLYMIMRECWHAVPSQRPTFKQLVEDLDRILTVTSTDEYLDLSVPFEQYSPGGQDTPSSSSSGDDSVFTHDLLPPAPPSSGGPRT; from the exons ATGGGCGCCCCGGCCTGCGCCCTCGCGCTCTGCGTGGCTGTGGCCGTGGCCGTGGCCGTCGTGGCTGGCGCCGCCTCCGAGCCCCCAGGCACAGAGCAGCGAGTCGTGCGGAGAGCGGCAG AGGTCCCAGGGCCTGAGCCTGGCCAGCAGGAGCAGGTGGTATTTGGCAGTGGGGACACCGTGGAGCTGAGCTGCCACCCGCCTGGCGGTGACCCGATGGGCCCCACTGTCTGGGTCAAGGATGGCACAGGGCTGGTGTCTTCCCACCGTATCCTGGTGGGGCCCCAGAGGCTGCAGGTGTTGAATGCCTCCCAGGAGGACGCTGGGGCCTACAGCTGTCGGCAGCGGCTCACTCAGCGTGTGCTCTGCCGCTTCAGTGTACGTGTAACAG ATGCTCCGTCCTCAGGAGATGATGAAGATGGGGAGGACATGGCTGAAGACAGCG GGGCCCCTTACTGGACTCGGCCGGAGCGGATGGATAAGAAGCTGCTGGCCGTGCCGGCCGCCAACACCGTTCGCTTCCGCTGCCCGGCTGCCGGCAACCCCACTCCTTCCATCTCCTGGCTGAAAAACGGCAAGGAATTCCGCGGGGAGCATCGCATAGGGGGCATCAAG CTGCGGCACCAGCAGTGGAGCCTGGTCATGGAGAGCGTGGTGCCCTCCGACCGCGGCAACTACACCTGCGTGGTGGAGAACAAGTTCGGCAGCATCCGACAGACATACACGCTGGACGTGCTAG AGCGCTCCCCGCACCGGCCCATCCTGCAGGCGGGGCTGCCCGCCAACCAGACCGCGGTGCTGGGCAGCGACGTGGAGTTCCACTGCAAGGTGTACAGTGACGCGCAGCCGCACATCCAGTGGCTAAAGCACGTGGAAGTGAACGGCAGCAAGGTGGGCCCAGATGGCACACCCTACGTCACCGTCCTCAAG ACGGCGGGCGCTAACACCACTGACAAGGAGCTAGAGGTTCTGTCCTTGCACAATGTCACCTTTGAGGACGCGGGGGAGTACACCTGCCTGGCGGGCAATTCTATCGGGTTTTCTCACCACTCTGCGTGGCTAGTGGTGCTGCCAG CAGAGGAGGAGCTGGTGGAGGCTGACGAGGCTGGCAGCGTGTACGCAGGCATCCTCAGCTACGGGGTGGgcttcttcctcttcatcctgGTGGTGGCAGCCGTGACACTCTGCCGCCTGCGTAGTCCCCCCAAGAAGGGCCTGGGCTCCCCAACGGTGCACAAGGTCTCTCGCTTCCCACTCAAGAGACAG CAGGTGTCCTTGGAGTCCAACTCGTCCATGAACTCCAACACGCCGCTGGTCCGCATCGCCCGGCTGTCCTCGGGAGAGGGTCCCATGCTGGCTAACGTCTCTGAGCTTGAACTGCCTGCTGACCCCAAGTGGGAGCTGTCTCGGGCCCT GCTGACTCTGGGCAAGCCCCTTGGGGAGGGCTGCTTCGGTCAGGTGGTCATGGCGGAGGCCATCGGCATCGACAAGGACCGTGCCGCCAAGCCTGTCACAGTGGCCGTGAAGATGCTGAAAG ATGACGCCACCGACAAGGACCTGTCCGACCTGGTGTCTGAGATGGAGATGATGAAGATGATCGGCAAACACAAGAACATAATCAACCTCCTGGGGGCCTGCACACAGGGCG GGCCGCTCTATGTGCTGGTGGAATATGCGGCCAAGGGCAACCTGAGGGAGTACCTGCGGGCACGGCGGCCTCCCGGCATGGATTACTCCTTCGATGCCTGCAGGCTGCCCGAGGAACAGCTCACCTTCAAGGACCTGGTGTCCTGTGCCTACCAGGTGGCCCGGGGTATGGAGTACCTGGCCTCTCAGAAG TGTATCCACAGGGACCTCGCCGCCCGCAACGTGTTGGTGACTGAGGACAATGTGATGAAAATTGCAGACTTTGGCCTGGCCCGAGATGTGCACAACCTGGACTACTACAAGAAGACCACCAAT GGCCGGCTACCTGTGAAGTGGATGGCGCCCGAAGCCCTGTTTGACAGAGTCTACACGCATCAGAGTGACGT CTGGTCCTTCGGGGTGCTTCTCTGGGAGATCTTCACACTGGGAGGCTCACCATATCCTGGTATCCCCGTGGAAGAGCTGTTCAAGCTGCTGAAGGAGGGTCACCGTATGGACAAGCCGGCCAACTGCACCCATGACCT GTACATGATCATGAGGGAGTGCTGGCATGCAGTGCCTTCACAGAGGCCCACCTTCAAGCAGTTGGTGGAGGACCTGGACCGCATCCTCACTGTGACATCCACCGAC GAGTACCTGGACTTGTCTGTGCCCTTTGAGCAGTACTCACCCGGTGGCCAGGACACCCCCAGCTCCAGCTCCTCGGGGGACGACTCTGTGTTCACCCATGACCTGCTGCCCCCGGCCCCACCCAGCAGTGGGGGCCCTCGGACGTGA
- the Fgfr3 gene encoding fibroblast growth factor receptor 3 isoform X1, whose product MGAPACALALCVAVAVAVAVVAGAASEPPGTEQRVVRRAAEVPGPEPGQQEQVVFGSGDTVELSCHPPGGDPMGPTVWVKDGTGLVSSHRILVGPQRLQVLNASQEDAGAYSCRQRLTQRVLCRFSVRVTDAPSSGDDEDGEDMAEDSGAPYWTRPERMDKKLLAVPAANTVRFRCPAAGNPTPSISWLKNGKEFRGEHRIGGIKLRHQQWSLVMESVVPSDRGNYTCVVENKFGSIRQTYTLDVLERSPHRPILQAGLPANQTAVLGSDVEFHCKVYSDAQPHIQWLKHVEVNGSKVGPDGTPYVTVLKSWISENVEADARLRLANVSERDGGEYLCRATNFIGVAEKAFWLRVHGPQAAEEELVEADEAGSVYAGILSYGVGFFLFILVVAAVTLCRLRSPPKKGLGSPTVHKVSRFPLKRQQVSLESNSSMNSNTPLVRIARLSSGEGPMLANVSELELPADPKWELSRALLTLGKPLGEGCFGQVVMAEAIGIDKDRAAKPVTVAVKMLKDDATDKDLSDLVSEMEMMKMIGKHKNIINLLGACTQGGPLYVLVEYAAKGNLREYLRARRPPGMDYSFDACRLPEEQLTFKDLVSCAYQVARGMEYLASQKCIHRDLAARNVLVTEDNVMKIADFGLARDVHNLDYYKKTTNGRLPVKWMAPEALFDRVYTHQSDVWSFGVLLWEIFTLGGSPYPGIPVEELFKLLKEGHRMDKPANCTHDLYMIMRECWHAVPSQRPTFKQLVEDLDRILTVTSTDQEYLDLSVPFEQYSPGGQDTPSSSSSGDDSVFTHDLLPPAPPSSGGPRT is encoded by the exons ATGGGCGCCCCGGCCTGCGCCCTCGCGCTCTGCGTGGCTGTGGCCGTGGCCGTGGCCGTCGTGGCTGGCGCCGCCTCCGAGCCCCCAGGCACAGAGCAGCGAGTCGTGCGGAGAGCGGCAG AGGTCCCAGGGCCTGAGCCTGGCCAGCAGGAGCAGGTGGTATTTGGCAGTGGGGACACCGTGGAGCTGAGCTGCCACCCGCCTGGCGGTGACCCGATGGGCCCCACTGTCTGGGTCAAGGATGGCACAGGGCTGGTGTCTTCCCACCGTATCCTGGTGGGGCCCCAGAGGCTGCAGGTGTTGAATGCCTCCCAGGAGGACGCTGGGGCCTACAGCTGTCGGCAGCGGCTCACTCAGCGTGTGCTCTGCCGCTTCAGTGTACGTGTAACAG ATGCTCCGTCCTCAGGAGATGATGAAGATGGGGAGGACATGGCTGAAGACAGCG GGGCCCCTTACTGGACTCGGCCGGAGCGGATGGATAAGAAGCTGCTGGCCGTGCCGGCCGCCAACACCGTTCGCTTCCGCTGCCCGGCTGCCGGCAACCCCACTCCTTCCATCTCCTGGCTGAAAAACGGCAAGGAATTCCGCGGGGAGCATCGCATAGGGGGCATCAAG CTGCGGCACCAGCAGTGGAGCCTGGTCATGGAGAGCGTGGTGCCCTCCGACCGCGGCAACTACACCTGCGTGGTGGAGAACAAGTTCGGCAGCATCCGACAGACATACACGCTGGACGTGCTAG AGCGCTCCCCGCACCGGCCCATCCTGCAGGCGGGGCTGCCCGCCAACCAGACCGCGGTGCTGGGCAGCGACGTGGAGTTCCACTGCAAGGTGTACAGTGACGCGCAGCCGCACATCCAGTGGCTAAAGCACGTGGAAGTGAACGGCAGCAAGGTGGGCCCAGATGGCACACCCTACGTCACCGTCCTCAAG TCCTGGATCAGTGAGAATGTGGAGGCGGACGCGCGCCTCCGCCTGGCCAATGTGTCGGAGCGGGACGGGGGCGAGTACCTCTGTCGGGCCACCAATTTCATAGGCGTGGCTGAGAAGGCCTTTTGGCTGCGTGTTCACGGGCCCCAAGCAG CAGAGGAGGAGCTGGTGGAGGCTGACGAGGCTGGCAGCGTGTACGCAGGCATCCTCAGCTACGGGGTGGgcttcttcctcttcatcctgGTGGTGGCAGCCGTGACACTCTGCCGCCTGCGTAGTCCCCCCAAGAAGGGCCTGGGCTCCCCAACGGTGCACAAGGTCTCTCGCTTCCCACTCAAGAGACAG CAGGTGTCCTTGGAGTCCAACTCGTCCATGAACTCCAACACGCCGCTGGTCCGCATCGCCCGGCTGTCCTCGGGAGAGGGTCCCATGCTGGCTAACGTCTCTGAGCTTGAACTGCCTGCTGACCCCAAGTGGGAGCTGTCTCGGGCCCT GCTGACTCTGGGCAAGCCCCTTGGGGAGGGCTGCTTCGGTCAGGTGGTCATGGCGGAGGCCATCGGCATCGACAAGGACCGTGCCGCCAAGCCTGTCACAGTGGCCGTGAAGATGCTGAAAG ATGACGCCACCGACAAGGACCTGTCCGACCTGGTGTCTGAGATGGAGATGATGAAGATGATCGGCAAACACAAGAACATAATCAACCTCCTGGGGGCCTGCACACAGGGCG GGCCGCTCTATGTGCTGGTGGAATATGCGGCCAAGGGCAACCTGAGGGAGTACCTGCGGGCACGGCGGCCTCCCGGCATGGATTACTCCTTCGATGCCTGCAGGCTGCCCGAGGAACAGCTCACCTTCAAGGACCTGGTGTCCTGTGCCTACCAGGTGGCCCGGGGTATGGAGTACCTGGCCTCTCAGAAG TGTATCCACAGGGACCTCGCCGCCCGCAACGTGTTGGTGACTGAGGACAATGTGATGAAAATTGCAGACTTTGGCCTGGCCCGAGATGTGCACAACCTGGACTACTACAAGAAGACCACCAAT GGCCGGCTACCTGTGAAGTGGATGGCGCCCGAAGCCCTGTTTGACAGAGTCTACACGCATCAGAGTGACGT CTGGTCCTTCGGGGTGCTTCTCTGGGAGATCTTCACACTGGGAGGCTCACCATATCCTGGTATCCCCGTGGAAGAGCTGTTCAAGCTGCTGAAGGAGGGTCACCGTATGGACAAGCCGGCCAACTGCACCCATGACCT GTACATGATCATGAGGGAGTGCTGGCATGCAGTGCCTTCACAGAGGCCCACCTTCAAGCAGTTGGTGGAGGACCTGGACCGCATCCTCACTGTGACATCCACCGAC CAGGAGTACCTGGACTTGTCTGTGCCCTTTGAGCAGTACTCACCCGGTGGCCAGGACACCCCCAGCTCCAGCTCCTCGGGGGACGACTCTGTGTTCACCCATGACCTGCTGCCCCCGGCCCCACCCAGCAGTGGGGGCCCTCGGACGTGA
- the Fgfr3 gene encoding fibroblast growth factor receptor 3 isoform X3, which yields MGAPACALALCVAVAVAVAVVAGAASEPPGTEQRVVRRAAEVPGPEPGQQEQVVFGSGDTVELSCHPPGGDPMGPTVWVKDGTGLVSSHRILVGPQRLQVLNASQEDAGAYSCRQRLTQRVLCRFSVRVTDAPSSGDDEDGEDMAEDSGAPYWTRPERMDKKLLAVPAANTVRFRCPAAGNPTPSISWLKNGKEFRGEHRIGGIKLRHQQWSLVMESVVPSDRGNYTCVVENKFGSIRQTYTLDVLERSPHRPILQAGLPANQTAVLGSDVEFHCKVYSDAQPHIQWLKHVEVNGSKVGPDGTPYVTVLKSWISENVEADARLRLANVSERDGGEYLCRATNFIGVAEKAFWLRVHGPQAAEEELVEADEAGSVYAGILSYGVGFFLFILVVAAVTLCRLRSPPKKGLGSPTVHKVSRFPLKRQVSLESNSSMNSNTPLVRIARLSSGEGPMLANVSELELPADPKWELSRALLTLGKPLGEGCFGQVVMAEAIGIDKDRAAKPVTVAVKMLKDDATDKDLSDLVSEMEMMKMIGKHKNIINLLGACTQGGPLYVLVEYAAKGNLREYLRARRPPGMDYSFDACRLPEEQLTFKDLVSCAYQVARGMEYLASQKCIHRDLAARNVLVTEDNVMKIADFGLARDVHNLDYYKKTTNGRLPVKWMAPEALFDRVYTHQSDVWSFGVLLWEIFTLGGSPYPGIPVEELFKLLKEGHRMDKPANCTHDLYMIMRECWHAVPSQRPTFKQLVEDLDRILTVTSTDQEYLDLSVPFEQYSPGGQDTPSSSSSGDDSVFTHDLLPPAPPSSGGPRT from the exons ATGGGCGCCCCGGCCTGCGCCCTCGCGCTCTGCGTGGCTGTGGCCGTGGCCGTGGCCGTCGTGGCTGGCGCCGCCTCCGAGCCCCCAGGCACAGAGCAGCGAGTCGTGCGGAGAGCGGCAG AGGTCCCAGGGCCTGAGCCTGGCCAGCAGGAGCAGGTGGTATTTGGCAGTGGGGACACCGTGGAGCTGAGCTGCCACCCGCCTGGCGGTGACCCGATGGGCCCCACTGTCTGGGTCAAGGATGGCACAGGGCTGGTGTCTTCCCACCGTATCCTGGTGGGGCCCCAGAGGCTGCAGGTGTTGAATGCCTCCCAGGAGGACGCTGGGGCCTACAGCTGTCGGCAGCGGCTCACTCAGCGTGTGCTCTGCCGCTTCAGTGTACGTGTAACAG ATGCTCCGTCCTCAGGAGATGATGAAGATGGGGAGGACATGGCTGAAGACAGCG GGGCCCCTTACTGGACTCGGCCGGAGCGGATGGATAAGAAGCTGCTGGCCGTGCCGGCCGCCAACACCGTTCGCTTCCGCTGCCCGGCTGCCGGCAACCCCACTCCTTCCATCTCCTGGCTGAAAAACGGCAAGGAATTCCGCGGGGAGCATCGCATAGGGGGCATCAAG CTGCGGCACCAGCAGTGGAGCCTGGTCATGGAGAGCGTGGTGCCCTCCGACCGCGGCAACTACACCTGCGTGGTGGAGAACAAGTTCGGCAGCATCCGACAGACATACACGCTGGACGTGCTAG AGCGCTCCCCGCACCGGCCCATCCTGCAGGCGGGGCTGCCCGCCAACCAGACCGCGGTGCTGGGCAGCGACGTGGAGTTCCACTGCAAGGTGTACAGTGACGCGCAGCCGCACATCCAGTGGCTAAAGCACGTGGAAGTGAACGGCAGCAAGGTGGGCCCAGATGGCACACCCTACGTCACCGTCCTCAAG TCCTGGATCAGTGAGAATGTGGAGGCGGACGCGCGCCTCCGCCTGGCCAATGTGTCGGAGCGGGACGGGGGCGAGTACCTCTGTCGGGCCACCAATTTCATAGGCGTGGCTGAGAAGGCCTTTTGGCTGCGTGTTCACGGGCCCCAAGCAG CAGAGGAGGAGCTGGTGGAGGCTGACGAGGCTGGCAGCGTGTACGCAGGCATCCTCAGCTACGGGGTGGgcttcttcctcttcatcctgGTGGTGGCAGCCGTGACACTCTGCCGCCTGCGTAGTCCCCCCAAGAAGGGCCTGGGCTCCCCAACGGTGCACAAGGTCTCTCGCTTCCCACTCAAGAGACAG GTGTCCTTGGAGTCCAACTCGTCCATGAACTCCAACACGCCGCTGGTCCGCATCGCCCGGCTGTCCTCGGGAGAGGGTCCCATGCTGGCTAACGTCTCTGAGCTTGAACTGCCTGCTGACCCCAAGTGGGAGCTGTCTCGGGCCCT GCTGACTCTGGGCAAGCCCCTTGGGGAGGGCTGCTTCGGTCAGGTGGTCATGGCGGAGGCCATCGGCATCGACAAGGACCGTGCCGCCAAGCCTGTCACAGTGGCCGTGAAGATGCTGAAAG ATGACGCCACCGACAAGGACCTGTCCGACCTGGTGTCTGAGATGGAGATGATGAAGATGATCGGCAAACACAAGAACATAATCAACCTCCTGGGGGCCTGCACACAGGGCG GGCCGCTCTATGTGCTGGTGGAATATGCGGCCAAGGGCAACCTGAGGGAGTACCTGCGGGCACGGCGGCCTCCCGGCATGGATTACTCCTTCGATGCCTGCAGGCTGCCCGAGGAACAGCTCACCTTCAAGGACCTGGTGTCCTGTGCCTACCAGGTGGCCCGGGGTATGGAGTACCTGGCCTCTCAGAAG TGTATCCACAGGGACCTCGCCGCCCGCAACGTGTTGGTGACTGAGGACAATGTGATGAAAATTGCAGACTTTGGCCTGGCCCGAGATGTGCACAACCTGGACTACTACAAGAAGACCACCAAT GGCCGGCTACCTGTGAAGTGGATGGCGCCCGAAGCCCTGTTTGACAGAGTCTACACGCATCAGAGTGACGT CTGGTCCTTCGGGGTGCTTCTCTGGGAGATCTTCACACTGGGAGGCTCACCATATCCTGGTATCCCCGTGGAAGAGCTGTTCAAGCTGCTGAAGGAGGGTCACCGTATGGACAAGCCGGCCAACTGCACCCATGACCT GTACATGATCATGAGGGAGTGCTGGCATGCAGTGCCTTCACAGAGGCCCACCTTCAAGCAGTTGGTGGAGGACCTGGACCGCATCCTCACTGTGACATCCACCGAC CAGGAGTACCTGGACTTGTCTGTGCCCTTTGAGCAGTACTCACCCGGTGGCCAGGACACCCCCAGCTCCAGCTCCTCGGGGGACGACTCTGTGTTCACCCATGACCTGCTGCCCCCGGCCCCACCCAGCAGTGGGGGCCCTCGGACGTGA